The Sulfurospirillum diekertiae genomic sequence ATTAACAATGATGTTAGAAGAGGAAGAGAGCGTTTAAGCCATGGCATTGAATAATCCAAAAATAGTTTAGGTAAACCCAAAAATAGTATCTTCTTTTTCATTAAGAAGAGATAATGAAAAAGAGTAGAAAAATGGCTAAAAATGGTCTTTTTGATGCGTATAAACGCGATTTAAGAGAGGATAACACTACTCCAATACAGCCCTTCTCATTCTTTACATGTAAAGATATTAGGAGCAAAGTATTCGTTGTAATTTTAAGCCAAAATAAAACGTAGATACAACAATTAACGACAAAAGAATTAAGAAAGCATCCCAGCCTAAATACTGATAAAAAACACCCGGAGCAAATGTTCCTACGGTTCCACCTGCATAATAAAAAGAGAGATACAATCCATTGGAAATGGCACGGTTTTCAAGCGCTAGTTTGCTAATAAGTCCTGAAGCTACAGAATGAATAATAAAAAAGCCTGCACAAAAGACAAACATACCGCCAAACATCACCATGTAGTTATTCACATGAAACACTTGTAATCCTACAAGGTAGGTAAAAATACCGATGATAATCGTCTTAGTCTCATTTCCAAAAAGACGGATCATCCATAAAACACGAATGGAGATAATAAAACCGATGATATACCCCGCATACATCATGCCTACTTTTCCATACCCAATCGTTGAACTGAGATTTTTAAGTTGAAAAGGCAAAAAATTAAGCAGTGCTTGAAAAACAAAGAAGATAAAAAACATCAGGGCATAAATGTTAAAAAACGTTTTGTTTTTCAATATATCCAATACTTGGGAACGTTTTGGTTTGACAAAATCCACTTTGAGTTCTTCGCTAAGAAAACTCAGGGCTCCAAACATCACAATTAACGCTACCCCTAAGAAAACAAAAAAGAGCCTCCAACCAAACAGATCACTGAGTATACCTGAAAGCAGTCGCCCTAAAAATCCCCCCAAAATCGTTGCACCAATGTAGTAGCCTATAGACTGTTGCACCTTCTCTTTGGGCGTAATAAAGCCAATATAACTCATTAAAGAGGTCAAGACGGCAGGAATCAAAATACCCTGTAAAGCACGAATAGCAAGCAATACAGAATACGTACTGCTCCATGAAAAACAAAGCTCTAAAATTCCTAACATTAAAACAGCATTTCTCAAAAAGAGTTTGGATGAAAACGTCTCCAAAATATAACCATAAAAAATAGGCGCAAAACCTAGTGGCAACATAATGACCGTGGTAAAGATGACCGCCTCAAAACGGCTTAAGTCAAACTCTTTTTCAAAAAGCGGTTGGATGGGCTGAACAGCGTAGAGGGTACAAAGGGTAAAGATCGTACAAAGATAAATGATAAGGAGTTGGTGGTGAATAAGAAAATAAGAAAGGGAGCCTTTGCCCCCTTCTCTATTTATAATTGTCAATTTCAAAATCCCAGAAAAACTTAATCCACTCGGTTGTTTCACGAGCAGTAAAATCGGGACGAAGCAACGCTTTTTCTTTGTAAAATACCGAAGCAATTTTAAAATCAATTTCAGGGTATTGTGCCCTCAAAACACGCTCTATCTCGATCATCGTCTCACCACTGTCAATGATATCATCAACAATAATAACACGTTTGGCTCTGCTTAAATCAGGGATATTAAAGATGTTGATGGTATCTAGCTTCCTCGTCTCTTCATAATGCACCGAATTGATGGAGTAAAGGTCGCGCATCTCCAACGCTACTGCTAAAAAATGACCTAAGGTCATACCACCACGAGCCACCGCCAAAATAACATCAGGCGCATAAGGCTTGATCTCTTTTGCAAGGGTGTTCACATCTTCTTTAAACTCTTCATAACTGTAGTAACGCAAATTAATGTCCTTCCTGTACGATAAATACGGTTAAACTGACAAACGTCAGAAACAAAATTCCAAAGTTAATATCTTTAAACTCTTTTTTGATCAATTTGATGAGTACATATGAAATCAAACCAAATGCCAAACCGTTGGTAATTGAAAAGGTTAAAGGCATCATAATGACAATCAAGAAAGTCGAAACTGCAATGGCGGTATCTTTAAAATTAATGTGGGAAAGCTCGCCAAACATCAAAACACCGACCATGAC encodes the following:
- a CDS encoding MFS transporter; this encodes MTIINREGGKGSLSYFLIHHQLLIIYLCTIFTLCTLYAVQPIQPLFEKEFDLSRFEAVIFTTVIMLPLGFAPIFYGYILETFSSKLFLRNAVLMLGILELCFSWSSTYSVLLAIRALQGILIPAVLTSLMSYIGFITPKEKVQQSIGYYIGATILGGFLGRLLSGILSDLFGWRLFFVFLGVALIVMFGALSFLSEELKVDFVKPKRSQVLDILKNKTFFNIYALMFFIFFVFQALLNFLPFQLKNLSSTIGYGKVGMMYAGYIIGFIISIRVLWMIRLFGNETKTIIIGIFTYLVGLQVFHVNNYMVMFGGMFVFCAGFFIIHSVASGLISKLALENRAISNGLYLSFYYAGGTVGTFAPGVFYQYLGWDAFLILLSLIVVSTFYFGLKLQRILCS
- a CDS encoding phosphoribosyltransferase, which codes for MRYYSYEEFKEDVNTLAKEIKPYAPDVILAVARGGMTLGHFLAVALEMRDLYSINSVHYEETRKLDTINIFNIPDLSRAKRVIIVDDIIDSGETMIEIERVLRAQYPEIDFKIASVFYKEKALLRPDFTARETTEWIKFFWDFEIDNYK